The following proteins are co-located in the Macrobrachium rosenbergii isolate ZJJX-2024 chromosome 26, ASM4041242v1, whole genome shotgun sequence genome:
- the LOC136853019 gene encoding transcription elongation factor A N-terminal and central domain-containing protein 2-like isoform X2: protein MDKFVIRTSRNSPNASPIKKKESRMKQATIESLTGVVIIEVLERAKVVLERSDVTEELKLDTLDSLKRKNPAKEILIKTGIGKTVHKLCKDKNEKIAAAAKEVYLKWKENVLSKVNRPLIEVQCDQKTQNFRRIARQMILGALRTKHRTGDEEKPKEKKKKSEGESSTSKNDCDDTLAEFIEREVYQTTNRKCNNSYRRTIRKLVFTLRHNHESRLSVLDSSVTVTDFVKDHLQA from the exons ATGGACAAATTTGTGATAAGAACTTCAAGGAATTCACCAAATGCTAGCCCAATAAAAAAGAAGGAATCACGCATGAAACAGGCCACAATTGAATCCTTAACG GGTGTGGTTATCATCGAAGTACTGGAGAGAGCTAAGGTTGTTCTAGAGAGGAGTGATGTAACAGAAGAATTGAAGCTGGACACGCTGGATAGTTTGAAACGTAAAAACCCTGCTAAAGAAATTTTGATAAAGACTGGAATCG GAAAGACTGTACACAAGTTGTGcaaggacaaaaatgaaaaaattgcagCTGCTGCCAAAGAAGTGTacttaaaatggaaggagaatgtCTTGAGTAAAGTCAATAGGCCTTTGATAGAAGTTCAGTGTGATCAGAAGACCCAGAATTTCAGAAGAATTGCAAGGCAGATGATTTTAGGTGCGTTAAGGACTAAACATAGGACAGGAGATGAAGAGAAgccaaaggagaaaaagaagaaaagtgaaggCGAGAGTAGCACAAGTAAAAACGACTGCGATGATACCCTAGCAGAATTCATAGAACGGGAAGTCTATCAAACCACAAACAGGAAGTGTAATAACTCCTACAGACGTACCATAAGAAAACTAGTGTTTACTTTGAGACATAATCATGAATCGAGATTGTCAGTCTTGGACTCATCGGTTACTGTAACTGACTTTGTGAAAGATCACCTCCAAGCTTGA
- the LOC136853019 gene encoding uncharacterized protein isoform X1: MVCVSDAHFTNTDFITEFIEIYKTHTCLWQVKSPEYSNRDKRDSAYKSLLTFCQTVNPDCDVSFVKKKIANLRNAFRKEHAKVRKSTKLGAGANEIYVPKLWYYKLLAFTGDHEEPRESFCSIDSVDHDEQPTPEDNQCDQPDVEVENGQVAQPSCSTNSSTPMKPLSRKGLKRKVCQVDNLVEEAMSVLKKPDDSCDSFGRYIATELRELNENQRILSKQKISDIICQAQLNKLVDGQHHTVYKPDYYNSGYYTNSTPDYQPSPYQPSPSPSPSDCSDSNVCYTNM, translated from the exons ATGGTTTGTGTATCTGACGCTCATTTTACGAATACAGATTTTATAACAGAATTCATTGAAATCTATAAAACACATACGTGCTTATGGCAAGTAAAATCCCCAGAGTATTCAAATCGTGACAAACGAGATTCAGCCTACAAAAGTCTTTTAACTTTTTGTCAAACAGTAAACCCTGACTGTGATGTATCttttgtaaagaagaaaatagcAAACTTGAGGAATGCTTTTAGAAAAGAACATGCAAAAGTTAGAAAATCTACGAAATTAGGTGCTGGTGCTAATGAGATATATGTGCCAAAACTTTGGTATTACAAATTACTGGCGTTTACTGGTGATCATGAAGAGCCACGTGAATCATTCTGTAGCATTGACAGTGTTGACCACGATGAACAACCGACACCGGAAGATAATCAATGTGACCAACCGGATGTTGAAGTTGAG AATGGCCAAGTGGCGCAGCCGAGTTGCAGTACGAATTCATCCACACCTATGAAGCCTCTATCACGCAAAGGGCTAAAACGTAAGGTGTGCCAAGTAGATAACCTTGTAGAAGAGGCTATGTCTGTTCTTAAGAAACCAGACGACTCATGTGATTCATTTGGTCGTTACATTGCTACAGAGCTAAGAGAACTGAATGAGAACCAACGTATTCTTTCGAAACAGAAGATATCAGACATAATATGTCAGGCACAGTTGAATAAGCTTGTTGATGGACAGcatcatacagtatataaacctGACTATTACAACAGTGGATATTACACAAACAGTACGCCTGACTACCAACCATCACCGTACCAACCATCACCGTCACCATCACCCTCCGACTGTAGTGATAGCAATGTTTGCTATACTAACATGTAA